Proteins encoded together in one Lathyrus oleraceus cultivar Zhongwan6 chromosome 5, CAAS_Psat_ZW6_1.0, whole genome shotgun sequence window:
- the LOC127087974 gene encoding probable xyloglucan glycosyltransferase 12, with translation MAPLFNWGAKESHRGTPVVVKMENPNWSMVELEGPSEEDILMTNPSSRDKGRGKNAKQLTWVLLLKAHRAAGCLTSMAPALFGLVSAVKRRVASGRTDAETDTEAGGGDGGWEKENPTVKSRFYTFIKVFLSLSVFLLCFEVVAYFKGWHFSAPHLELWSPAFGVKDIFDWFYARWVLVRVDYLAPPLQFLTNACIVLFLIQSIDRLVLCLGCFWIRFKKIKPVPKGADGGVLDLESGEKGFFPMVLIQIPMCNEKEVYQQSIAAVCNLDWPKSNFLIQVLDDSDDPITQSLIKEEVQKWQQEGANILYRHRVIRDGYKAGNLKSAMNCSYVKDYEFVTIFDADFQPTPDFLKKTVPHFKDNDELGLVQARWSFVNKDENLLTRLQNINLSFHFEVEQQVNGVFLNFFGFNGTAGVWRIKALEEAGGWLERTTVEDMDIAVRAHLHGWKFIFLNDVECQCELPESYEAYRKQQHRWHSGPMQLFRLCLPDVIRAKISIWKKFNMIFLFFLLRKLVLPFYSFTLFCIILPMTMFVPEAEIPAWVVCYIPAIMSFLNILPAPKAFPFIVPYLLFENTMSVTKFNAMISGLFQLGSAYEWVVTKKSGRSSEGDLVSLIEKPKYQRGSSAPDLEEMKEEIRKQEEKMTKKKKKKHNKMYMKELALACLLLTASARSLLSAQGIHFYFLLFQGVSFLLVGLDLIGEQVD, from the exons ATGGCACCTTTGTTCAATTGGGGTGCGAAAGAGAGTCATAGAGGAACACCGGTGGTTGTGAAAATGGAGAATCCGAATTGGTCCATGGTTGAACTCGAAGGTCCTTCAGAGGAAGATATTCTCATGACAAACCCTTCTTCAAGAGACAAAGGAAGAGGGAAAAACGCCAAACAACTCACTTGGGTTCTTCTCCTGAAAGCTCATAGAGCTGCGGGTTGTTTAACTTCAATGGCCCCTGCATTGTTTGGACTTGTCTCCGCCGTGAAACGCCGTGTGGCTTCCGGAAGAACGGACGCCGAAACCGACACGGAGGCTGGTGGTGGAGATGGTGGTTGGGAAAAGGAAAACCCTACCGTGAAAAGTAGGTTCTATACATTTATAAAAGTGTTTCTATCTTTGTCGGTGTTTTTGTTGTGTTTTGAGGTTGTTGCTTATTTTAAAGGTTGGCATTTTAGTGCTCCGCATCTTGAATTATGGAGTCCGGCATTTGGGGTTAAGGATATTTTTGATTGGTTTTATGCTAGATGGGTTTTGGTTCGTGTTGATTATCTTGCTCCACCTTTGCAATTTCTCACAAATGCTTGTATTGTGCTTTTCCTTATTCAGAGTATAGATAGGTTGGTTCTTTGTTTAGGTTGTTTTTGGATCCGGTTTAAGAAAATCAAACCTGTTCCAAAAGGTGCTGATGGTGGTGTTTTAGATCTTGAATCTGGAGAAAAGGGTTTCTTCCCTATGGTGCTTATTCAGATCCCCATGTGCAATGAGAAAGAG GTTTATCAACAATCTATTGCTGCAGTGTGTAATTTGGATTGGCCAAAATCGAATTTTCTGATTCAAGTTCTTGATGATTCGGATGACCCGATAACACAATCGTTGATTAAAGAAGAGGTTCAAAAATGGCAACAAGAAGGTGCCAACATTTTGTACCGACACCGGGTGATTCGAGATGGGTACAAGGCTGGTAATCTGAAATCTGCAATGAATTGTAGCTATGTGAAGGATTATGAATTTGTTACAATTTTTGATGCTGACTTTCAACCTACCCCTGATTTCCTTAAAAAAACTGTTCCTCATTTTAAG GATAATGACGAATTAGGACTTGTTCAAGCTAGATGGTCTTTTGTGAACAAGGATGAGAATCTTTTAACTAGGTTGCAGAATATTAATTTGTCTTTCCATTTTGAAGTGGAACAACAAGTGAATGGTGTTTTCCTTAATTTCTTTGGCTTCAATGGAACTGCTGGAGTTTGGAGAATAAAAGCTTTGGAAGAAGCTGGTGGTTGGTTGGAGAGAACCACTGTGGAGGATATGGATATTGCCGTTCGAGCTCATCTCCATGGATGGAAATTCATTTTCCTCAATGATGTTGAG TGCCAATGTGAGTTACCTGAATCTTATGAAGCTTACAGAAAACAGCAGCATAGATGGCATTCTGGGCCAATGCAGTTGTTTCGCCTTTGTTTGCCTGACGTCATACGAGCCAAG ATAAGCATATGGAAGAAATTCAACATGATATTTCTCTTTTTCCTTCTTAGAAAACTGGTGTTACCATTCTACTCATTCACCCTGTTCTGCATAATTCTTCCCATGACAATGTTCGTACCGGAGGCCGAAATCCCTGCGTGGGTTGTTTGTTACATCCCAGCAATCATGTCATTTCTCAACATTCTTCCAGCACCAAAAGCTTTTCCCTTCATCGTACCTTACCTCCTATTTGAGAACACCATGTCAGTTACAAAATTCAATGCCATGATCTCAGGCCTATTCCAGCTCGGAAGCGCGTACGAATGGGTCGTCACTAAGAAATCCGGCCGTTCATCAGAGGGCGATCTAGTTTCATTGATCGAGAAACCAAAGTATCAAAGAGGGTCATCAGCACCTGATCTCGAGGAAATGAAAGAAGAAATTAGGAAACAGGAAGAAAAAATGAcgaagaaaaagaagaagaaacataACAAAATGTATATGAAGGAACTTGCTTTGGCTTGTTTACTCTTAACAGCTTCAGCAAGAAGTCTCctttcagctcaaggaattcacTTCTACTTCTTGTTATTCCAAGGAGTATCATTCCTTTTGGTGGGTCTAGATTTGATTGGTGAACAAGTAGACTGA